The genomic window CTGATCTCGGCGAGATGGTCGCCACGGCCGGCCAGATCGCGGAAGGTGACTTCGAGAGCTGGTACACGGAGTGGGATAAGCGCGCTCGCCGGGTTTTGTCGCGTGCGGACGCCGCCCTCGGCGCGAAGCATCTGGTGAGTGCGCGAGAGGCATACTTGAGAGCGTCCACCTACTTCCGGATGGCCGACTTCTACCTTCACGGGAACCCGGAAGATCCGCGCATCCTATCGGCGTCGAAGGCCTCGGAGCAGGCGTATGCCAAAGCCGCGGAGCTTACTGGTCCCACATGGGAACCCGTGCAGATCCCCTATGAAGGGACTACACTGCCGGGATACTTCTACAAGGTGGACGACTCAGGCAATCCCCGTCCCACAATCGTCTTCCACGGTGGGTTCGACTCGAGCCGCGAGGAGCTGTTCTACTTCGGAGGCGCTCCCGCCACGCGGCGTGGCTACAATTGCCTGACCTATGATGGACCAGGGCAGGGCATGCCGATCCGAGAGGGAAAGCTCCCGTTCCGTTACGACTGGGAGAAGGTCGTGACCCCCGCGGTCGACTACGCCCTGACTCGGCCGGAGGTGGACGGGGACAAGCTCGTCCTCTTGGGCATGAGCCTCGGCGGCTACTTGGCTGCTCGCGCCGCCGCCTTCGAGCACAGGTTCAAGGCAGCGATCTTTTACGACGGTGTCTACGATTTCGGCGAAAGTACGCGCGCCTCACTGCCAAAGGACGCCATCAGTGCTCTCGACGCCGGCGA from Nostoc sp. UHCC 0926 includes these protein-coding regions:
- a CDS encoding alpha/beta hydrolase family protein; translated protein: MKVGFKDESFAFEFVRNLGFMYYGGADLGEMVATAGQIAEGDFESWYTEWDKRARRVLSRADAALGAKHLVSAREAYLRASTYFRMADFYLHGNPEDPRILSASKASEQAYAKAAELTGPTWEPVQIPYEGTTLPGYFYKVDDSGNPRPTIVFHGGFDSSREELFYFGGAPATRRGYNCLTYDGPGQGMPIREGKLPFRYDWEKVVTPAVDYALTRPEVDGDKLVLLGMSLGGYLAARAAAFEHRFKAAIFYDGVYDFGESTRASLPKDAISALDAGDKNRFKKIIDEAMKNNTALRWNVTQGNWSFGVSSFADFVASTAKYTMNGLAGQIQCPCLVMEAEADMFFCGQPQRIYDALQVPKQLARFTSEDGAENHCQSGALAYKDQVVFDWLDETLKL